A single window of Zea mays cultivar B73 chromosome 10, Zm-B73-REFERENCE-NAM-5.0, whole genome shotgun sequence DNA harbors:
- the LOC100191174 gene encoding uncharacterized isoform X2, which yields MDLILPYKVGDLAESKSLVSGYRGAWFRCKIHNMRVRLGYLECYLEYIDYPGETIVDETWQIGDRVDWLKEGCYWSGTITKIINEDLVEIELPAPPIGEGKCYKAKCSDLRPTLEWSLARGWMVPLSQANGKGWHAARLLQHYKSESDDDNDDNDSWDARQTVCRASNTPEEAPGPMVPAPPSATNNAPSHMYQKDAAVTSTEDLLKPSSTSKSPDPRHDAQASTQPAGTGVSMKPEPVIGVSTIKKEDSSLTEGEVDGGTEECLEKLGAIKARLKYLMQGTRLEHERSATFRG from the exons ATGGATCTGATTCTTCCATATAAGGTTGGGGACCTCGCGGAGTCCAAATCCTTGGTGAGCGGTTACAGAGGTGCATGGTTTCGCTGTAAG ATACATAATATGCGTGTCAGGCTTGGATACCTGGAGTGTTACTTGGAATACATTGATTATCCAGGAGAAA CAATTGTTGATGAAACCTGGCAAATTGGTGATCGAGTTGATTGGTTGAAGGAAGGTTGTTATTGGTCTGGGACAATTACTAAGATAATCAATGAAGATCTGGTCGAG ATAGAGCTGCCGGCACCTCCCATAGGTGAAGGAAAATGTTATAAAGCTAAATGTAGTGATCTGAGGCCTACTCTCGAGTGGTCTCTAGCAAGAGGTTGGATGGTCCCTCTTTCACAG GCAAATGGAAAAGGTTGGCATGCTGCTCGTCTACTTCAGCATTATAAATCTG AATCAGATGATGATAATGACGACAACGATAGCTGGGATGCCCGGCAAACGGTGTGCAGAGCTTCAAACACGCCTGAGGAAGCTCCAGGCCCCATGGTCCCTGCACCTCCGTCAGCCACAAACAACGCTCCCAGCCACATGTATCAGAAGGATGCTGCTGTCACATCCACAGAGGACCTGCTGAAGCCCAGCTCAACATCCAAGTCGCCAGACCCCAGGCACGACGCCCAAGCTAGCACTCAACCTGCAGGTACGGGGGTCTCCATGAAGCCGGAACCGGTTATTGGAGTCTCAACAATCAAGAAAGAGGACTCCTCCTTGACAGAAGGTGAGGTTGATGGCGGCACGGAAGAGTGCCTGGAGAAGCTGGGCGCGATCAAAGCCAGGCTCAAATACCTCATGCAGGGCACGCGGCTGGAACATGAGCGCAGCGCCACCTTCCGTGGGTAG
- the LOC100191174 gene encoding uncharacterized isoform X1 codes for MDLILPYKVGDLAESKSLVSGYRGAWFRCKIHNMRVRLGYLECYLEYIDYPGEKKEWVRLFRKNSARSNQNSSDSIHTMIRPSFPKWYFVHEVPEQFPNSDVTAIVDETWQIGDRVDWLKEGCYWSGTITKIINEDLVEANGKGWHAARLLQHYKSESDDDNDDNDSWDARQTVCRASNTPEEAPGPMVPAPPSATNNAPSHMYQKDAAVTSTEDLLKPSSTSKSPDPRHDAQASTQPAGTGVSMKPEPVIGVSTIKKEDSSLTEGEVDGGTEECLEKLGAIKARLKYLMQGTRLEHERSATFRG; via the exons ATGGATCTGATTCTTCCATATAAGGTTGGGGACCTCGCGGAGTCCAAATCCTTGGTGAGCGGTTACAGAGGTGCATGGTTTCGCTGTAAG ATACATAATATGCGTGTCAGGCTTGGATACCTGGAGTGTTACTTGGAATACATTGATTATCCAGGAGAAA AAAAGGAATGGGTTAGGCTCTTTCGAAAGAACTCTGCAAGGTCCAACCAAAATTCAAGTGATAGTATTCACACCATGATAAGGCCTTCATTTCCAAAATGGTATTTTGTGCATGAAGTTCCTGAGCAGTTCCCAAATAGTGATGTCACAGCAATTGTTGATGAAACCTGGCAAATTGGTGATCGAGTTGATTGGTTGAAGGAAGGTTGTTATTGGTCTGGGACAATTACTAAGATAATCAATGAAGATCTGGTCGAG GCAAATGGAAAAGGTTGGCATGCTGCTCGTCTACTTCAGCATTATAAATCTG AATCAGATGATGATAATGACGACAACGATAGCTGGGATGCCCGGCAAACGGTGTGCAGAGCTTCAAACACGCCTGAGGAAGCTCCAGGCCCCATGGTCCCTGCACCTCCGTCAGCCACAAACAACGCTCCCAGCCACATGTATCAGAAGGATGCTGCTGTCACATCCACAGAGGACCTGCTGAAGCCCAGCTCAACATCCAAGTCGCCAGACCCCAGGCACGACGCCCAAGCTAGCACTCAACCTGCAGGTACGGGGGTCTCCATGAAGCCGGAACCGGTTATTGGAGTCTCAACAATCAAGAAAGAGGACTCCTCCTTGACAGAAGGTGAGGTTGATGGCGGCACGGAAGAGTGCCTGGAGAAGCTGGGCGCGATCAAAGCCAGGCTCAAATACCTCATGCAGGGCACGCGGCTGGAACATGAGCGCAGCGCCACCTTCCGTGGGTAG
- the LOC100191174 gene encoding uncharacterized LOC100191174 (The RefSeq protein has 1 substitution compared to this genomic sequence) yields MDLILPYKVGDLAESKSLVSGYRGAWFRCKIHNMRVRLGYLECYLEYIDYPGEKKEWVRLFRKNSARSNQNSSDSIHTMIRPSFPKWYFVHEVPEQFPNSDVTAIVDETWQIGDRVDWLKEGCYWSGTITKMINEDLVEIELPAPPIGEGKCYKAKCSDLRPTLEWSLARGWMVPLSQANGKGWHAARLLQHYKSESDDDNDDNDSWDARQTVCRASNTPEEAPGPMVPAPPSATNNAPSHMYQKDAAVTSTEDLLKPSSTSKSPDPRHDAQASTQPAGTGVSMKPEPVIGVSTIKKEDSSLTEGEVDGGTEECLEKLGAIKARLKYLMQGTRLEHERSATFRG; encoded by the exons ATGGATCTGATTCTTCCATATAAGGTTGGGGACCTCGCGGAGTCCAAATCCTTGGTGAGCGGTTACAGAGGTGCATGGTTTCGCTGTAAG ATACATAATATGCGTGTCAGGCTTGGATACCTGGAGTGTTACTTGGAATACATTGATTATCCAGGAGAAA AAAAGGAATGGGTTAGGCTCTTTCGAAAGAACTCTGCAAGGTCCAACCAAAATTCAAGTGATAGTATTCACACCATGATAAGGCCTTCATTTCCAAAATGGTATTTTGTGCATGAAGTTCCTGAGCAGTTCCCAAATAGTGATGTCACAGCAATTGTTGATGAAACCTGGCAAATTGGTGATCGAGTTGATTGGTTGAAGGAAGGTTGTTATTGGTCTGGGACAATTACTAAGATAATCAATGAAGATCTGGTCGAG ATAGAGCTGCCGGCACCTCCCATAGGTGAAGGAAAATGTTATAAAGCTAAATGTAGTGATCTGAGGCCTACTCTCGAGTGGTCTCTAGCAAGAGGTTGGATGGTCCCTCTTTCACAG GCAAATGGAAAAGGTTGGCATGCTGCTCGTCTACTTCAGCATTATAAATCTG AATCAGATGATGATAATGACGACAACGATAGCTGGGATGCCCGGCAAACGGTGTGCAGAGCTTCAAACACGCCTGAGGAAGCTCCAGGCCCCATGGTCCCTGCACCTCCGTCAGCCACAAACAACGCTCCCAGCCACATGTATCAGAAGGATGCTGCTGTCACATCCACAGAGGACCTGCTGAAGCCCAGCTCAACATCCAAGTCGCCAGACCCCAGGCACGACGCCCAAGCTAGCACTCAACCTGCAGGTACGGGGGTCTCCATGAAGCCGGAACCGGTTATTGGAGTCTCAACAATCAAGAAAGAGGACTCCTCCTTGACAGAAGGTGAGGTTGATGGCGGCACGGAAGAGTGCCTGGAGAAGCTGGGCGCGATCAAAGCCAGGCTCAAATACCTCATGCAGGGCACGCGGCTGGAACATGAGCGCAGCGCCACCTTCCGTGGGTAG